The region TGGAGAGATTGTTGTGTTGTACGTGATTTATGTAAAGTTCCTATTATCTGTCTGCTTTTCTGTATACATAGCCTACCAGCATGGCagtgtggagctcagcaacctggaagttctgCAGTGATGCAATGACGTCATCACGTCACACTTCACTTCCGAGTTGCCAAGCTTtcactgctggagggaggagaaaaTGGTCATGCCGCACTGGTTGCAGGTATGTGTGAGCATCAGCTCTGGCCACAGTGAGCACCGCTGGCTCTTCTGTCTGCTGCTGTTTGGTGACAACTAAACCCTTTTGTCGGTTGGCTTGCACCATGTCTGAGGCTGGCACAGCTGGGTGGGAATGATGCTGGCACCTCCTTAGCACTGTCTTATGGCTGGTACCTGGGATGAATTGCTCCCCTACCCTCTGTGGCTATGTCACTGCATTCTCACACAATTTTGTGCTTCATGGGTAAGTGTAATGCATTCTAAGCATCAAgtatatttcattaaaaaaaaatttttcttgaCTAAATTCGTATCATCATCCATACATTTGTTAAGAGGGAATGGCATGGTTGTGTTGATGGTGTGTAATTTAGGATGTGGATGGCGCAGATGGAGTATACTAGGCACCCAATGGGGACGGGAAGGCACATGTCATCTCAAGGTTAGGTGATGCACAATTGAGAAATAGAAAGAACGTTCCCAAGTGATAATGCAGCTGTGCACCTGGGTGCTTATCTCATGGGTGCTGCCATGATCATTAAGACCACGCTGGATTGATTGGGTTCCTTTTTGGAAATACATGACAAGCACAGTGTTGCTCTGCCAATTAGCTGCTACTAGAGTTGGATTATGGGGTCTCCTTAGGTCTTTTCGACGTGAAAGAATAACATTCCTACATGATATCCATGGAACAGCCAAACCCACTATAGCTTTAATTATAAAAAGGTTTTCGTAACTCCCTTGGGTTCTCTGCTGCGATGTACGTGGAGCTTTAAAGAGCTGAATCACGATATTTCCTCTGGTCACACTGTTTGAACAGAAACAGGGTGCTCAGTGCATGGTGCCAGTTTCAGCACAGCGGGAATAAATGGCCTGATTAGAATGCAAAACAGAACAAGTGTGAACAAAACCGTGCAATTCTGTTGGAAGGCAAGTACGTGATCCAGATGCTATTGCTTTTGCCCCACACACTGTATAGGAGTTGTTATGGGGAAAAGAATATGTTCAGCAAAGTTTAGACTTTGAAGCCTGTTACTTGCTACAGAGCCTGGCAGTGTCAAAGCAGTGAAGGATTTTGTGGATGGTTTACTCTTTCTTGATAATTCCTCAGGATATGCTTTCAGCAAAGCTTTGCAGTTCAATTCATTTTTTCAGGATTGTAGATGAGGATACAGTcagttagaacagtgtttctcaaactgtgggttggaacccagtaggtgggtcacaagccgatttcaggttggtccccattcatttcaatattttatttttaatatatcagatttGATTGTACCACGATATGGgggtgactgtatttggggaaatgtgatagatctgtacccttacaggctactatgaatatgcttttaaccatgataataaatgggacttacacctgggtaaatgcgggtaggattgcagcctaggattgttaaaaattttcctgcctgatgatgtcacttttggtcctgacagattctcattctaaaaagtgggtcctggggctaaaagcttgagaaccacagAGCTAGCAGGTTCTTCTTCCAGAATTCCTATGGACATAAATGGGAGCTGGGGGGAAATCACTACTAAAGGAGCATTTTCCACAGGATTTTGTATAAAATTGGTTAGAGGACTATGactgacatttttttccccccctaattCTGGAATACATCTCTATGAGTTGTCACTATTTGCCAAACTTTTCAGTTTCTCCATTTTGTACATTTTTCTGGCTGGAATTCCAAAGCTCATTCTAGATTAGGGTCCTTTCCTCCTTCTGTAATAGATTCCATTGGTGAGGTTAGATCAGCTTGTGAAGTACATCACAAGCGCAGGGTCCTCTTTGAACAATAAACTTTTAATGTGTATTGATTTTGCAGTGTTCCTTTTAGTTTGAGAGAGATGCATGGGGACATGCAAGTGAGATCAGAACCATGTCAGAGAGCcagagcatttatttatttatttaattatacccccgcctttccaaaagctcaaggcagcttattaAACATATTACACAGAACACAGCATAGAGTGATTAAAAAGGAGTTAAAATCTAGATCATTGCAATCCAGCACTGAAAGCCTTGAaaactttgctgctgcttctgttctgaatctgcatcactgtgcattttttttcttttggaaaaaaaGCCTCCATTGGCATCAGGCTATGGTAAATAATCAGAATCAGAACTACTGCAGAAGCAAAGTATGTCACGGAGAAGTGGGGAGAATCCCCTCCATTGCATATGTTTTGGAGATGTGTGCTGGGCGGGAGAGGGACACTCACTCAGTCCCAGATAAGGTCTGGGGTAAAAAATGGAACATCAGAAGATACTATAACAGGACTATCCAGTGTATGCTTACTTAGTTctaagtaagtcccatggacgaACTTCACGAAAGTGTGTATACAATGGGAGCAGTGATACTGCCAGCATGAATGTCTGGTCACTGTctggtctgaatagacccattggggaccatgaaTGGTGGAGTAACAAAGAAAGAATTTTGTTTAGTTAACTTACCATGACTATTTGCAGCTGTGGCCTGGTAGTGATCAACAGTAGCCTGGCTTTCACGGCTTTGTACTGCTGGGCCATAGGTTCTGTCAGTGCAAGGCCCAAATAGGAATGTTAATTGTCAAGGATGAGCACGTGCCCCCTACCCCAAGGCTCCAAATGGATCTAAACAAAAAGGAAATGGCTGAGTTTATTTCTGAGTCAATCTGAATGTGATTGCACATGGATTCCCTGCATGCTGTCGGCTCCTAAGCCTTCCACTCCCTGTCCAAGAAAAAATACTTCATTTGTCTTTATCCTTAATGTAATTTTTCTTCATCCTCTTCACAGTGTCAGACATGGCAAACCAAACAAGCATCACTGGATTCCTCCTTCTGCAATTTTCTGATCGTCGTGCTCTTCAGATGTTACACTTTGTGTCCTTTCTTGCGATTTACCTAGCAGCCTTGACTGGCAACATTCTCATTATCAGCGCCGTAGTCCAGAATCAGCATCTCCAcagccccatgtatttcttcctggtcAACCTCTCCTTGGTAGATATCTGCTACATTTCAACCACAGTTCCAAAATCCATGGCCAACTCTTTATCCAACAACTCACTGATCTCATTTTCTGGATGCGCCACCCAAGTTTTCTTGGTTGTAGCACTTGCTGGTAATGAAGTAGGTCTGCTTAcagtcatggcttatgaccgctatgtggccatctgcaatCCTCTAAGATACGGGCTGATCATGAAGTGGAATTACTGTTTTCACATGGCCGCTGCCTCCTGGCTCAGCAGCGTACTCTTCGCCACTGCATATACTGCAAATACATTCAGATTACATTTCTGCTTGTCCAATGTCATCAAAAAATTTTACTGTGATATTCCCCAATTATTAAGCATCTCTTGCTCTGATACACAAACCGTAACCTTGCAGTTATTTGCTGTTGCCACTATTTCAGGTTCTTTTTGCTGTGGTCTTATATTTGTTTCATATAGTTATATCTTCTCTGCTGTGTTCAAGATTCAGTCAGCTCAGGGGAGGCAtaaagccttctccacctgcacCCCCCACTTGACTATATTTACATTATTTGTTATAACAGGTGTTCTTTCCTACCTTAGGCCAAGGTCTTGGTCCTCTCCACCTATGGATTTGGTGTTTGCTGTTTTCTATTCGGTTTTACCACCGCTCCTGAACCCCATAATTTATTGCCTGAGGAACAGAGAGATCCAAGTGGCCCTGTATGAAATGTCTAAGAAGATGGGTAGATTCCATATTGTGACTTGGTAATCCATTTCCTAGAAAGCTAGCTTCTCACATATTCTCAGATCAAGGTGCACATTGTGGTGTGAATTTGTCTTCTGTAGTGTAGCATGTCCGAGTATAGTTGAAGAGCTGTGTAAAATATCCCCCCGCCCCATGTTCATTTGTTTTTATGAAATAGTTGATTTTCCAAACCTGCTCTAAGTTGAGGAGAGGCAACCATGCTTCTCTTGGATCACTGGCAAAGGGCTTTGCACTGCTGAAGTACAAGCTCTATCAGTGCAAGGCCTAAATAGAAATGGGAAATTTAACAATGTGAAATTGTTAAGGATGTGCACCAGCATGCCCCTCCCAACTCCAGCAGAGGGGGGTCTCTAAATGGATTTTGGATTAGAAATTAATTAAGCTATGCTACTTGCTCATAACTAGCACTGGATTTTGTCGTTGTCCTCTGTAAAGAAATCATCTAACTCTTActattttttgcatatttttcctGTATTTTTGCATACCTTTAACCTCCCTGTGAAGTTcagcagcaaaataaataaataaataaataaataaataaataaataaataaatattttttaaaaaacctgctgAGACATCCTCTTGCAGGCATTTATTATcctctttgtcctttttttttttaaataataaaataaaataaaatgcaattccCAGTGAGACAGGGGACCGGATGTAGATTCAGTGTTTGTCTTCCAGTCTGGTACAGCTATTCTGCTTAGCAACCAAGTCACCTTATCCATTCGATAACACATCTGCCTGTTCGGTTCAAGGAGTAGGATGAAGCAACTAAGGGGGTTCCACTCCATCCATCAGGTAACTTGATAACACCATCCATTCAACATTATACATTTCCCAGCCCACAAGAAGTGGGCATTGTTCTCTAGCAGTTGCCTGAAGGCCTGATTCtattgggccagcaccagtcctCCACTagcgctgagtgtcgcaaatatgccataaggtgTGCCTGTGGCACTCACTGCTGaactggcaccagctcagcacaagcctgtgctgagccagcatTGGCTGGAGGTCTGttactggagctctgctccgctgaaTCCAGAGCCCCACTCTGGGGGAAGGTTATGAATGCCCTCTTCGCCCGAGTAGCCACCTGTAGCTGCCTAGAGACCATAGGATgatgtggcagccatttcagtgctgctgctcctctgggctcctggcagctcaggattgggctgccattgaCCTGTTTGTTGCTGGCTCAGAAGCTCACATTGATGAGCACTCTGATTCAGACCAACTCCCCACTGACCAATGGATCAAAGGAACCTGGATGTTTGGGTCCTGAAACTCTACTGAGAGTTTTGCAATCAGTCGTGTGCATGAATAAAGTCCTCCCCAATAAAGCAACACCCACATTATAACCCGTATCTTTATTCTAAAGctggggtgctcaaactttcaactttagggatgctggacctttaacaagtgtatagaagagagaatttcagcaggtgcaacttgtcatcccacagatgacaagctgcacctgctgaaattttctctcctacacaattttaaaggtccagcacccctgttctaaagcctTGAGCCAATTTATAACTGATGAGGGGTCATCAGCTCTGGTCTAAAGGGAAACTAAAGTTGTCAACAATGTGTATTACCTCTTATTTCTGCAATTGTAAGCTCATGCATTCACCAGTATTGCAAAAGAGCACTTATATGATGTTTGGCATGTCTAGGTAGCACTGAAGACATATCAGagtgagagccccatcctatacatgtgtattcagaaataagtcccactgtattcaatggggcttgctcctaggtaagtgtggataggatggcagagTGAGTCTACTTTGACAGGGGATATATTCAGAAAAGGGCAGATAGAACTGTGATTGGAAAATTGAGAATCAATAAGAACACCATCCAAAATGCATGTAGCTTGtagtacaatcttatgcaggtggagcctcattatcTGCAGAGGATCCCTTCTCCGACCTCCGCACAGATTCCCAAAACTGTTAATAAGGAAATTCATGGTTTCAGCTCCTTTAAACCCTTCCTACGCTGGTTGGGACCAGCATTGAGCCAGACCATtgatataaaatctgcagatgagtaggctcaacctgtatcttCAGAAATAACCATCCCTGAGAGCCAAGAGGGCTGAATTCCAAGTCAGTATTTATAAGATTAGAACCTTAATGGATGACCACATTTTTATAATATTCAGTTGCACAATATTCCAGTTACATAAGAAGTCCAGTTTGCAATATTAACATTGCCAATGTTCAAACAACATTTGACCCAATATTCAAAACACCAAGGAAGCTTTTAAAAGAACTAAGGCCTTAATCATACAGGAGCTTTGCCCTGCGAGAACTACTGGCAGTGCAAGTTCCTTTATACCAGCACAAAAGTGGTGTCACTATCACATGCTTCCAGGTTGCTGCCATAAACAGTGAGAGGTGTGGCGCACATGGCAGTAATCCTGGGAGGCTGCTTTTCTCCCTGTTTTCGATATCAAGCAGATTAGGGGTGGTTGCTTTGAGTGAACCCATtacagcattagaaacttggggtgcatgctgtgtaaggagtagcaaagaaatcaagccaACCATAAACTTCTGTGGTGCCTTGTTATTATTTGAATGTTCTTCAGAAATATATGGTGAAATTGTGTCTGCCTCAAAGTGTCCACATGCATTAGTGGTATGCATGCTGTGAGTTGACCACTTCTGCTCTAGACATACAACACCAAAGTGGCAGACATATGTCTCGAGACCTATAGGCAattgtgcagcctcccaggggataagggggaaaaaaaaattcttacttaATTTCCATCCAACCCCCCAAAGTATGCAGCCTTCGTTGGTGCAACATGATAaaatgtggcaggggataggactgggtgtTTAGAAACAGAGAAGAATGGTTCATATCTCACAAACTAACAAGAGGCATCAATTGAACAAGTCATGGTTTTGACAGGAACAACTTTGGGAAAAGGTCATTTTCCATGTGGGACTTGCAAATAATGCAGACTCATCCAGAAAATGGCCATTTGCCAAAAACAACATGTACCTTGTTAGTTTCCCACCATCGACTTCTTCACCAACTGAAACAAAACCTAAACAAGTATAACTGCATTTGTCACTCTAGGTGCCTTTTTCTTCCCCCTGTACTCTTCCTTACCCTTCTCCCTATTCTCTATCCTGTTATCAAAATATAAGCAACTCAGAGCACATACTCTGTATGGATGGGAAGAGGACCACACTTATAGAAGGAAGTTAAATAATTCACTCTGAGATGAGTGCCTCAACACAAAAAGTTTTGAAATGGAATGTTTTATATCTTTATTTCTCATGCAGTAGTAGATCAATGGATTCAACAAGGGTAGAACAATGGAACATATCACAGCAGAAAGCACATCCAGGTGTGACGGCATATTAGAGCTGGGCCTCAGGTGTTCAAAGGCTCCAGTGACTATGAATGTAGAAAAAAACAGTGAGGTGAGGAAGTAGGGAAGGCCTTTTGCCTCCCCTGCACAGAAGGGATTCTTCACACTGTCATCAAAATCTGCACATAAGTTGCAACAACAAATATAAAGCAACCTAATGCAATAACACCACCCAAGGCCACTGCTCTTATTTCCAATAGATTGGAATCAGGAGAGCCTCAGTATGTGTGGGACTTCACAGAAAAAACAGATTGACCACACTGGAGCACAAAGGGGTTCCTAtgaggcaaggtgacctttgaacCTGAACCTAAATGGCCCAATAGAGTATAAACAGAGTATTAATGTTAAAAGTAATTGCATAAAGTTagatttttagaaacaaatgcttaataCTTTAAAGCCACACAAAATATAAGTAAATTTTAACTGCTTAATCCAAAAAGACATTCCCAGCTAAAATTCAAGCAAAACAAGTTATTTTGGTCTCACTGAGATAGTATTAAGAACCGTAGTCAGTTTCAAAAGTGATACATTATAAGAGAGTCAGACAACAAAGAACAGACAATTCTTGTCTTAGCAGCAGAAAGTGGTACTAGATGCTGCTTTGCAACATTTCAAGGACAGAGTAATTTGTTGGCTGGTTGAAATGGGATTTTCTATTTCAACCATGCAAACACCTGCAGAAAAGGCAAAAGATCCAAAAAAACTCTGTCTGGGCTGGAACTAACAAAAGGAAAGCTGAAATTAAGTTAAAGGTAAATAAGGAAAGATTTCTTTAAAAGAACCCTTTCTACAATAAagtttaatttattttgtattaAAATACCAAAACTATACATCCCTCAAAGAAAAGACATCTCTTAAAGTGTCCAGAGGTGACAAGTCACAAACAAGATTAAAACATAGAGAAGAGGCAAGTCCAAAAGGGACTTTACTTAACAGGAGTTAGCAGAAAGTCCCATAGTGTTTGATAAGAACAGAAGGAAGAGTTTAATAAGCAGGTACAGAGAGCAGTTTAGTGTTATAAAAGAAGGATAAGTTAGTATGATGTAAAGTAGTAGGTTCATGAAAGGTTAACAAAACAAGAGGGTGCCAAGAGAATGTGCAGAGTACTAGAATGTAGGAAAGTCACAAAACCATATTTTAGCTCTAAAATAAgtcacaaaataaataaaagagtgtTAAAAGAAAGTTTAAAAGGATTGGTTCACACAGATTAGTAAAAGAACCCTTAAAAACATGTTAGACCCATGACAGAAGATGTAAATAAGTAAGTTTAGCAAAACTATTTAATTTAAAAGAGTTTAAAACCATAAGTTAAGAATTCTACCAAACCAAGGCCTATATACTCATATTCAAGTGTTTGCCTATACATTCATATTCAAGTGTTTGTATGTGCTCTTTAATAAAGATGGTATAAAACTTGTTTTTCAAAGAAGTtcataataaattaataaatgtgaGTAAGGGTCAGTTCTGAATAAAGATAGAGAgacagtgaaccctactggttttaaGAATTGTTAGCAATTGTATAATGTTGGCAAAGTTTGAAGATGAAactccacctgtatgtaaatgagagccaatcaatggttgtgctcacttgttgcccacctctcctccatcttgtatgtaaatgtatCATATCTCTGTCTTATTAAAGTTGTGCcaccatttatgatgtcaaaccttcagcaAATGAAAAGTCTGGATGTTCAAATAAAGAACtgtaaaaaaattataaaagttAAAACACAATGGTCAATCCTGTCCATGCTTTGCGACTAGAGTCCCGTgggccaattgtatacaattcaataaagccTGTGAACTTTCACCCTGTGTACCGAGTTGTTTATTTGGGTGGCCCTTTGGCCTTGCAACACCTAAGGTGCCTCCAGTATGAAATATGCCATAGAGCAAGCCAGCAATTCTTATGCTAGCACTCATTTGAATGCAGGCCTGCTTATTCATAACCATTTTGTATTGCAATGGATTGCAAATGGCCATATACTGATCATAAGCCATGACAGTGAGGAGATAGATGTCGGATgctaaaaagaaaagaagcaagaGGATTTGAGCAACGCACCCAGCATTAGAAATGTGTCTGGATTTCATGAGGATATTGACCAAGTTTTTTGGGACTATGACTGATACCTGGCCAATGTCCTGCATGGCCATGTTCATTAGGAAGAAGTGCATGAAAGTGTGCTGGTGGTGGTCCAGAGCTACTGCAGAGATTATCAGAAGGTTTGCTGCTACCATTGCAAAATACAATGCCAGGAACGAAATGAAGTGGAGGATTTGCAGTTCCCAAACACCCACCACCCATTTACCTTAGCTGGTGTAGCTCAACCTCTGTGGCGGTGGGAGTCCTGACCTGCAACCACTTTGTGGAGGAGGCTGGActtgacgcagcagtggcagagtCTTTGAGCTGTCATagtgccttttacaacagcaggatACTTGTCCTACTATTGCAAAAGGCCCATAGGCAGAGGAATGattcttcatttttattttttcacaattttgttttctttttttcccaagAAGGAAAAGTGCAAAAAGGAATGCTATGTGTCTTTATTCCATGGGTGCATTtcttaataaattataattatacattataataatatataatatatttattatttataataataataataataataataataataataataataataataataataatacctttaaaagtgtactaagtaggtgatataggtggtatactGTCGACAGATGCAGATACAGTCATAACACATGTACCCTCCCCCCAATCCAGGCCAAGCCTACAGATGTGtcagaaaacagttttattttttaaattattattacaaaaatgagaagtgcagaaagtggtgttatgtgtttttattttgttatcaccgaaaAATTACACCTccgcccataggattgggccacaagtccCCAACATATGTACTGGTTTCATTCCAAAGATGTATCCAGAAGTAGCTACATAGGTGATAACGGCTTGTTCCGGTCCGCTCAGGCCTGCTCAAAAGTACCACCACTGATGGACAGCACCTGTGCAAAAGTGTTGACACAAATCAAACATCCATAAGTCTTATATCTGTAAACCAGGAAGCCAATGTCAACTAATATCTGTAAACCAGGGAGCCAACTTTCAAGGACTGGTTCATTTCATCCATTCATATGCCTGTTCCATT is a window of Tiliqua scincoides isolate rTilSci1 chromosome 5, rTilSci1.hap2, whole genome shotgun sequence DNA encoding:
- the LOC136652980 gene encoding olfactory receptor 14A16-like translates to FFILFTVSDMANQTSITGFLLLQFSDRRALQMLHFVSFLAIYLAALTGNILIISAVVQNQHLHSPMYFFLVNLSLVDICYISTTVPKSMANSLSNNSLISFSGCATQVFLVVALAGNEVGLLTVMAYDRYVAICNPLRYGLIMKWNYCFHMAAASWLSSVLFATAYTANTFRLHFCLSNVIKKFYCDIPQLLSISCSDTQTVTLQLFAVATISGSFCCGLIFVSYSYIFSAVFKIQSAQGRHKAFSTCTPHLTIFTLFVITGVLSYLRPRSWSSPPMDLVFAVFYSVLPPLLNPIIYCLRNREIQVALYEMSKKMGRFHIVTW